In Marivivens aquimaris, one genomic interval encodes:
- a CDS encoding acetate--CoA ligase family protein: MRSLDRLMRPQSIAVIGGGGWCANVIRECEKIGFAGDIWAVHPTRSEVAGIKAYASIADLPSAPDAAFIGVNRDATVGIVEQLSKAGAGGAVCFASGFREASAELEDGNSLQDSLVAAAGDMPILGPNCYGFVNALDGAALWPDVHGAVPCATGVAFIGQSSNVAINISMQTRGLPLAYVVTCGNQAQIGMAEIGEALLSDPRVTALGLHIEGVNDLRAYEQLARTATRLGKPVVVMKVGASDQAQLATVSHTASLAGSDAGARALMRRLGFALADDPASFVETLKVLHVTGGLPSNRILSMSCSGGEASLMADLGQSLGVEYPPLGQAQKDALRAALGPKVALANPLDYHTYIWGDEAALTACFSAGMAGGDLALGCVVLDFPRQDRFDAPDWAKVVEAVIATRETSGRPMALLGSFAEGMPEAVSERLIQNGVVPLNGMSDGLKAIAAAAQVRPMTAEPLLLPNGAAGEGETLDESTAKAMLTEHGLRIPHSKRTMTAEAAAEAADVIGYPVVLKGMGFAHKTEAGAVRINLTSAADVRAAAEAVPSNDYLVEEMVTGAVAELLVGVLCDPVHGFVLTIGAGGVMTEILQDTVSLLLPSTREDIAEALTRLRCYPLLTGYRGKPAADIGAIVDAVIAVQSFVTAHQDRVQEIEINPLLCCRDKAIAVDALIRMGGPQ, translated from the coding sequence ATGCGGTCTTTGGACAGATTGATGCGGCCGCAGAGCATCGCGGTCATCGGCGGCGGCGGGTGGTGCGCGAACGTCATCCGCGAGTGCGAGAAGATCGGCTTTGCAGGCGACATCTGGGCCGTTCACCCGACGCGCAGCGAAGTCGCGGGGATCAAAGCTTATGCCAGCATCGCCGACCTGCCGTCCGCGCCCGATGCCGCGTTCATCGGCGTGAACCGCGATGCGACGGTCGGCATCGTCGAGCAACTCTCCAAGGCCGGCGCTGGCGGGGCGGTGTGCTTCGCCTCGGGCTTTCGCGAGGCTTCGGCAGAGCTGGAGGACGGCAATAGCCTTCAGGACAGCTTGGTCGCGGCGGCGGGCGACATGCCGATCCTTGGGCCGAACTGCTACGGCTTCGTCAACGCGCTCGACGGCGCGGCGCTCTGGCCGGATGTGCACGGCGCGGTGCCCTGCGCAACCGGCGTGGCCTTCATCGGTCAGTCGTCCAACGTGGCAATCAACATTTCCATGCAGACGCGTGGGTTGCCGCTGGCCTATGTCGTCACCTGCGGAAACCAAGCGCAGATCGGCATGGCCGAGATTGGCGAGGCGCTGCTCTCCGATCCTCGCGTCACCGCGCTGGGTCTGCATATCGAGGGCGTGAACGACCTGCGGGCCTACGAACAGCTGGCCCGTACTGCAACGAGGCTGGGCAAGCCGGTCGTTGTGATGAAGGTCGGCGCGTCGGATCAAGCGCAACTGGCAACCGTTTCGCACACCGCTTCGCTCGCAGGCAGCGATGCCGGAGCGCGGGCGTTGATGCGCCGTCTGGGCTTCGCACTGGCGGACGATCCTGCGTCCTTCGTTGAGACGCTGAAGGTGCTGCACGTCACGGGCGGGCTGCCGTCGAACCGCATTCTGTCGATGTCCTGTTCGGGCGGCGAGGCGTCGCTGATGGCGGACCTCGGGCAGAGCCTCGGCGTGGAATATCCGCCGCTCGGCCAAGCGCAAAAGGACGCCCTCCGCGCTGCGCTCGGGCCGAAGGTCGCGCTCGCGAACCCGCTCGATTACCACACCTACATTTGGGGCGATGAGGCCGCGCTGACGGCCTGTTTCTCGGCTGGTATGGCGGGCGGCGATCTGGCGCTGGGGTGCGTGGTGCTTGATTTTCCTAGGCAGGACAGGTTCGACGCGCCCGATTGGGCCAAGGTCGTCGAGGCAGTGATTGCCACGCGCGAAACGTCGGGCCGCCCGATGGCGCTGCTTGGTTCTTTTGCCGAAGGGATGCCGGAAGCGGTGTCCGAGCGGCTGATCCAGAACGGCGTGGTCCCGCTGAACGGCATGTCTGATGGCCTCAAAGCCATCGCCGCCGCCGCGCAGGTACGCCCGATGACGGCCGAGCCGCTGCTGTTGCCGAACGGAGCCGCAGGCGAGGGCGAGACGCTGGACGAAAGCACCGCCAAGGCGATGCTAACGGAACACGGCCTCCGCATCCCGCACTCCAAGCGGACCATGACCGCCGAGGCCGCCGCCGAAGCCGCTGACGTCATCGGCTATCCGGTAGTGCTCAAAGGCATGGGCTTCGCGCACAAGACCGAAGCGGGCGCGGTGCGCATCAACCTGACCTCTGCCGCCGACGTCAGAGCCGCTGCCGAGGCGGTTCCCAGTAACGACTACCTCGTCGAGGAAATGGTCACCGGCGCGGTGGCCGAGCTGTTGGTCGGCGTGCTGTGTGACCCTGTGCACGGCTTCGTGCTGACCATCGGGGCGGGAGGGGTGATGACCGAAATCCTGCAGGATACGGTCTCGCTCCTCCTGCCATCGACCAGGGAAGACATCGCCGAGGCGCTGACCCGACTACGGTGCTATCCGCTGCTCACAGGCTATCGCGGCAAACCGGCAGCCGACATCGGCGCGATTGTCGACGCAGTCATCGCCGTGCAAAGCTTCGTCACAGCGCATCAGGACCGCGTTCAGGAAATCGAAATCAATCCGCTGCTATGCTGCCGTGACAAGGCCATCGCGGTGGACGCACTTATCCGCATGGGAGGACCCCAATGA
- a CDS encoding LysR substrate-binding domain-containing protein produces the protein MNTFPPLRLLSTFEALSRYGSMRDAAARLNVTQPAVSQAIKQLEDHVGVTLIDRSVRPSRLTEEGELLARAVREGLGRISATLEDIRAMQANAERQITVACTLGVATYWLMPRLSGFYEDHPDITVNVQAPATDLPVLVPGVDVALRYGTGGWREGRSEKLFAEVVCPVGAPDLIARLLAEDTNLDAAPLIHVRSPHNQHWAGWEDYLTARGITRPRSGGQSFNNYVQAMQAVIDGRGLMLGWRSITERAVNDGSLQEWPDGALDLGTAYYVSTTASPSQDAKLFVDWLKAAA, from the coding sequence ATGAACACCTTCCCGCCCCTGCGCCTGCTTTCCACGTTCGAAGCGCTGTCCCGCTATGGCTCCATGCGGGATGCGGCGGCGCGGCTGAATGTGACCCAGCCCGCCGTGAGCCAAGCGATCAAGCAGCTCGAAGATCATGTCGGGGTTACATTGATCGACCGCAGCGTCCGCCCCTCGCGCCTGACCGAAGAAGGCGAACTGCTCGCCCGCGCGGTGCGCGAAGGGCTAGGCCGGATTTCAGCGACGCTGGAAGACATCCGCGCGATGCAGGCCAATGCCGAGCGGCAGATCACGGTCGCCTGCACGCTCGGGGTTGCGACCTACTGGCTGATGCCGCGCCTCTCGGGGTTCTACGAAGACCACCCCGACATCACAGTCAACGTACAGGCCCCCGCCACCGACCTGCCCGTCCTCGTGCCCGGTGTCGACGTGGCGCTGCGCTATGGCACAGGGGGCTGGCGGGAGGGCCGATCGGAGAAATTGTTTGCCGAGGTTGTCTGCCCCGTTGGCGCCCCTGACCTGATCGCGCGACTGCTGGCCGAAGACACGAACTTGGACGCCGCGCCGCTGATCCATGTGCGCAGCCCCCACAACCAGCACTGGGCGGGATGGGAGGATTATCTGACCGCGCGAGGCATCACCCGCCCCCGCTCCGGCGGGCAGAGTTTCAACAACTACGTGCAGGCAATGCAGGCGGTGATCGACGGGCGCGGGCTGATGCTCGGTTGGCGATCAATCACGGAGCGCGCGGTGAACGACGGCAGTCTGCAAGAGTGGCCGGACGGGGCGCTCGACCTCGGCACGGCGTATTACGTGTCCACGACCGCCTCGCCGTCTCAGGACGCAAAGCTGTTCGTGGACTGGCTAAAGGCGGCGGCCTGA
- a CDS encoding TauD/TfdA family dioxygenase → MNELSSTMIAPHVTELAEKGLHITLSDGISYYFNYYWLRDNCPTSFSPITRERSFDIFHLEDSPCARTAEVEGDALVIAWEDEDHVTRMPLDWLVTYAGGNSRNDPADLTRVAWYSDHYPTVPRFSQPDLVADKDQRAAWIKAMLVHGFTIVTDMPDSDEGLTQTAELMGFVRPTFFGTYFDVRTHINPTNTAYTSAALELHTDTPAEEFAPGIQFLHCRANTVQGGQSLYADGVAVANDFRERDPEGFKLLSEISIPFFCEHDTYDARSRQTVIELDQHGEVSGLTISQHMADIFDLDQELLDDYYPAFCRFGRMLQEDKYMMRFLMKGGECMVFDNHRIVHGRAAYSATSGDRYLRGCYVDRGEMRSTYRALVSEGRFKA, encoded by the coding sequence ATGAACGAACTCAGCAGCACCATGATCGCGCCGCATGTCACCGAACTCGCAGAGAAAGGTCTGCACATCACACTTTCGGACGGCATTTCGTATTACTTCAACTACTACTGGCTCCGCGATAATTGCCCGACGTCGTTCAGCCCGATCACCCGCGAGCGGAGCTTTGACATCTTCCACCTCGAGGACTCGCCTTGCGCCAGAACCGCCGAAGTCGAAGGGGACGCGCTGGTCATCGCATGGGAGGACGAGGATCACGTCACCCGCATGCCGCTCGACTGGCTGGTTACTTATGCTGGCGGAAACAGCCGTAATGATCCTGCGGATCTGACCCGCGTCGCGTGGTACAGTGACCACTATCCGACCGTTCCGCGGTTTTCGCAGCCTGATCTGGTGGCCGATAAGGACCAGCGCGCCGCTTGGATCAAGGCGATGCTGGTTCACGGCTTCACCATCGTCACCGACATGCCCGACAGCGACGAGGGGCTGACCCAGACGGCGGAACTGATGGGCTTTGTCCGCCCGACGTTCTTCGGCACCTATTTCGATGTGCGCACCCACATCAACCCGACCAATACGGCCTACACGTCGGCGGCGCTGGAGCTGCACACAGACACCCCCGCCGAAGAATTCGCGCCCGGTATCCAGTTCCTCCACTGCCGCGCGAATACGGTGCAGGGCGGTCAGAGCCTCTATGCCGACGGCGTGGCGGTTGCGAATGACTTCCGCGAGCGTGATCCGGAGGGCTTCAAACTGCTGTCCGAAATCTCCATCCCGTTCTTCTGCGAGCACGACACCTATGACGCCCGCTCGCGCCAGACGGTGATTGAACTGGATCAGCACGGCGAAGTCTCCGGCCTCACGATCAGTCAGCACATGGCGGATATCTTCGACCTCGATCAGGAGTTGCTCGACGACTATTACCCAGCGTTCTGCCGCTTCGGGCGGATGCTTCAGGAGGACAAATACATGATGCGGTTCCTGATGAAGGGCGGCGAGTGTATGGTGTTCGACAACCACCGCATCGTCCACGGCCGCGCGGCTTACTCGGCCACCAGCGGCGACCGCTACCTGCGCGGTTGCTACGTGGACCGCGGAGAGATGCGCTCG
- a CDS encoding carnitinyl-CoA dehydratase has product MTHSPLKVTRHGAVLEVVLDRPKANAIDLATSRLMGEAFTEFRDDDSLRVAIITGAGEKFFCPGWDLKAAADGDAVDGDYGVGGFGGLQELRGLNKPVIAAVNGIACGGGLELALSADLILAADHATFALPEIKSGTVADAASIKLPKRIPYHVAMDLLLTGRWFDAEEAAHWGLVSRIVPAADLMAEAHKLASQLADGPPLVFAAIKEIVREAEDMKFQDAMNRITKSQFATVEKLYRSEDQLEGAKAFAEKRDPVWKGR; this is encoded by the coding sequence ATGACCCATTCGCCGCTCAAAGTCACCCGCCACGGCGCAGTTCTGGAGGTCGTTCTGGACCGCCCCAAGGCCAACGCCATCGACCTCGCCACCAGCCGTCTGATGGGCGAGGCGTTCACCGAATTCCGCGATGACGACAGCCTGCGCGTGGCGATCATCACCGGCGCGGGCGAGAAGTTCTTTTGCCCCGGTTGGGACCTGAAAGCTGCCGCGGACGGCGATGCGGTGGACGGCGACTACGGTGTCGGCGGCTTCGGCGGTTTGCAGGAACTGCGCGGCCTCAACAAACCCGTCATCGCTGCAGTCAACGGTATCGCCTGCGGTGGCGGGTTGGAGCTGGCGCTGAGCGCGGACCTGATCCTCGCCGCCGATCACGCGACCTTTGCGCTGCCTGAGATCAAGTCGGGTACCGTGGCGGACGCGGCCTCGATCAAACTGCCGAAACGTATCCCATACCATGTCGCGATGGACCTGCTGCTGACGGGGCGGTGGTTCGATGCGGAGGAGGCCGCGCACTGGGGTCTCGTGAGCCGCATCGTACCCGCTGCCGACCTGATGGCCGAGGCGCACAAGCTTGCTTCGCAGCTGGCGGACGGGCCGCCGCTCGTCTTCGCCGCGATCAAAGAGATCGTGCGCGAGGCGGAGGATATGAAGTTCCAGGACGCGATGAACCGGATCACCAAAAGCCAGTTCGCGACGGTGGAGAAACTCTACCGCTCCGAGGACCAGTTGGAGGGTGCAAAGGCGTTCGCGGAAAAGCGCGATCCGGTGTGGAAGGGGCGGTAA
- a CDS encoding acyl-CoA dehydrogenase family protein, protein MHFGLSEEQDMIVKTVRSFVEKEIYPHETMVERTGQVPHELGEEIKQKVIDLGFYACNFPEDVGGAGLSHLDFTLVERELGRGSMALTHFFGRPQNILMACEGEQREKYLLPAVRGERMDALAMTEPDAGSDVRGMKCSAQRDGGDWVVNGSKHFISGAEHADFFIVFVATGVDETPKGPKKRITCFLVDRGTPGFEVRDGYASVSHRGYKNYVLYFDNCRLPDAQVLGEVDGGFAVMNTWLYATRLTVAAFCVGRARRCFDHALSYAAERKQFGQQIAKFQGVSFQIADMITEIDAADWLTLSGAWRLDEGLEANREIASAKLYASEMLARVTDATLQIHGGMGLMDDFPIERFWRDARVERIWDGTSEIQRHIISRDLFRPLGA, encoded by the coding sequence ATGCATTTCGGTCTGAGTGAAGAGCAGGACATGATCGTGAAGACCGTTCGGTCGTTCGTGGAAAAGGAAATCTATCCGCACGAGACGATGGTCGAGCGCACAGGCCAAGTGCCGCATGAACTGGGCGAGGAGATCAAACAGAAGGTCATCGACCTCGGCTTTTACGCCTGTAATTTCCCCGAAGACGTCGGCGGTGCGGGCCTCTCGCACCTCGATTTTACACTGGTGGAGCGGGAACTTGGGCGCGGCTCGATGGCGCTGACGCACTTCTTTGGACGTCCGCAGAACATCCTCATGGCTTGCGAGGGCGAGCAGCGTGAGAAGTACCTTCTCCCTGCCGTGCGCGGTGAACGGATGGACGCGCTGGCTATGACGGAACCTGATGCCGGTTCGGACGTGCGCGGTATGAAATGCTCGGCCCAGCGGGATGGCGGTGACTGGGTGGTGAACGGGTCAAAGCACTTTATCTCCGGCGCGGAACATGCTGACTTCTTTATCGTTTTCGTCGCGACGGGCGTCGATGAAACGCCGAAGGGTCCGAAGAAACGCATCACCTGTTTCCTCGTCGACCGCGGCACGCCGGGGTTCGAGGTGCGCGACGGCTACGCCTCCGTTTCGCATCGCGGCTACAAGAATTACGTCCTCTATTTCGACAACTGCCGCCTGCCTGACGCTCAGGTTCTGGGCGAGGTCGACGGCGGTTTCGCGGTGATGAACACGTGGCTCTACGCCACTCGCTTGACCGTTGCCGCGTTCTGCGTGGGCCGCGCACGGCGCTGTTTCGACCACGCGCTCAGCTACGCCGCGGAGCGCAAGCAGTTCGGCCAGCAGATCGCGAAGTTCCAAGGCGTCAGCTTCCAGATCGCCGACATGATCACCGAGATCGACGCTGCCGACTGGCTGACCCTGTCGGGCGCGTGGCGTCTGGACGAAGGGCTGGAGGCGAACCGCGAGATCGCCAGCGCCAAGCTCTACGCCTCCGAGATGCTCGCCCGCGTCACTGACGCCACGCTGCAAATCCACGGCGGGATGGGCCTGATGGACGATTTCCCGATCGAACGCTTCTGGCGCGATGCCCGCGTCGAGCGGATCTGGGACGGCACCAGCGAAATCCAGCGGCACATCATCAGCCGCGATCTGTTCCGCCCTCTCGGAGCCTGA